The following is a genomic window from Gemmatimonadota bacterium.
CCAGGGCGCGGTGATGCGGATGATGGCGGGGGTGTGAGGGGGAATGATCGTTCAATGGAGGGCTTATGCGTCCCGCTCCCGCCGTGGTGGCGCGGCCGCCACGCCTTCCATGCCGCCGCTCACCCGCAGGACTTCGCCGGTGATCCATCCCGCCGCGGGGCTGCAGAGGAAGGCCACGCCGTTCGCGATGTCCTCCGGTTCGCCCCACCTGCCCAGTGGGATGGCACTTCGAATCCGTTCGATCATCTCTTCTTCGGAAAGTCCCAGCGTTTTGCTGCGCTGGGCCATGTTGGACTGGTTGAACGCAGTGTAGACCGGGCCCGGACAGACAGCGTTCACCCGGACCCCGTAAGCCGCCAGTTCCAGGGCCAGGGTCCGAGTCAGGCTGATGACCCCCTCTTTGGCCGCGTTGTACGCCGCGACCAGGGCCGCCGGGTTCTGCCCGTTGATGGATGAGATATTCACGATAGCGCCCGATCCTTGTCCCTCCATGATCCGGGCCGCGGCCCGGCAGCCGTAGAAGGTCCCGGTCAGCGTGACCCGGATGACCCGGTCCCATTCCCCGTCGTCCAGTTCGACGACTGGGGCGACCTTCTGGCCGACCCCGGCGTTGTTGACCAGGATGTCGAGCCGGCCGTGCGCTTCGGCGACCTCCTCAAACAGACGCTTTACCGAGGCACTGTCTGAAACGTCCACGAAAGCAGGGAGCACCTGCAGGTCCGGTTTGCGGAGTCTGCCGGCTTCCTCCTCGACCTTCTCGCGTTGCAGGTCCGCCATCACCACGGTCGCGCCGCTGCGCGCCAG
Proteins encoded in this region:
- a CDS encoding SDR family oxidoreductase; amino-acid sequence: MDDPHRIDGHIAVVTGAAQGLGRGIAERLARSGATVVMADLQREKVEEEAGRLRKPDLQVLPAFVDVSDSASVKRLFEEVAEAHGRLDILVNNAGVGQKVAPVVELDDGEWDRVIRVTLTGTFYGCRAAARIMEGQGSGAIVNISSINGQNPAALVAAYNAAKEGVISLTRTLALELAAYGVRVNAVCPGPVYTAFNQSNMAQRSKTLGLSEEEMIERIRSAIPLGRWGEPEDIANGVAFLCSPAAGWITGEVLRVSGGMEGVAAAPPRRERDA